Within Telopea speciosissima isolate NSW1024214 ecotype Mountain lineage chromosome 8, Tspe_v1, whole genome shotgun sequence, the genomic segment ACCCAAAagggtaagcaagccaagatcgaatctggaagagaTAGGTTGTAGATGAAGATAGATAGGTGGAAGCCTAGAGTCAAACTAGTAGCCAACCGTCGGAGGCCCACCGAGGTCACAATCGAAGGAGTCCCACCTTGATCCCGCTTGAGTCTCACAAACCTTCTTGCATCTCACAAGGAAAAACTCTAACAAAAGGAGTAATCATATTTcagatttttcttggattttcttgGATGATTGAGAGCTCACCCATGATTTCAATTTATAGATGAAGGAGGCTGAGCCTCAATTGATTACATCCTAGTCAGCATTTGCAATTcccaaaaaaggggaagaatTCCAAAGGCTGGATACATGAACAACTAAAACATTAAATGGTCTTTTGGAATTCCCAAGACATGGGGGAGGCTTCCAAAGGCAGTAACTACTTAGCTAGGAAAAACTAAAAGACTAATCAATAATACCTAGGAAAGTAAAACCCACTACATTAATTAACCGAGGAATGAAAATAAactactactaagcctaatcccgtatggcttccttgtacccacattttaggcccattaaaaagaaaacacatggatcaaaggcccaatgcataattaaccccacccaaggcttatgtccaataaaataagcccattatgtgacttatctgcatcaagaTTTTCCTTTAATTTCACATAATCACAGCAACTCAATTCCAAAATCACAGCTTTCATTAAAGAAAACCTACAACCAATACCCATACCATTTCAATTACATATCAATCTCTCAACATTTAATATCTAACTTCTACTTCAAAGAGTAATCTAATTCGTACTCATCTTCATAATTGGTTTCAAACTCAGCTCTGTTCCCTTCTTAATTACTTGTGAACCTAGTTGTTCCTTCTTCTAATCACATAGGTCCTTTGAAATCTTGAGATTCAGCAGCCTAGAAATTCAGAAGTCCTATTTAATTCACACACTCACATCAAtatctacttcttcttcctccctctttcttattcttcttctttgtttccaaGTACTCCAACAAGAGCCCAACTGAACCAGCTTAGTTCTCTTAGGATCTCTTCAACCCAAACTCTAATTCCCAAACATTTGAACACCACAGCAACCCAGATTCTGATTGTCACATACCTTAGAAACTTGGTTTAAATTTGACTTTCAGcttcctatcttcttctcccaaTTCTAGAACCCAATTGGAACTTTATTTCAGCCCCAAtttctcttcaattttcactgaTTCAGCATCTCAAATTCACAGATTTTCATTTAGTTTCACGAGGACACAACAGCCTTTAGCTCAATTCccaccttcccttcttctttttcttcttttcttcaaagtCTGAATCGGTTTTGTTTGCTGAGAATGGGTgctaatcttcttttttttaatctccaaccatatatatatatatatatatatatatctaaatGGTCACTAATTATATAATTAAAATACTAACCATGACTACTTAATATACTAATTAGATCCACTAATCCCATATGATTACTTAACACTAATACACTCTTAACCTTCCTTTAACATGGTCAGGCCATGATTTAAACTTGATTACTTGCTCTCATGACAACTCACCAGCCCATGCTAGGTGGCTTATCCTTGTATTACCACTACAGCACAACTTAGTTATGAAGCTGCCACATATAATCCACTAACTACGATGTTGATGATATACGTCCATTATCAAACCTTGTGACAATACATACCACCATGCTAGGTGGCCTCATCCTAAGCCACCACCACACCTAGCCAAATATTTGATGGCTGCGCATGTGGCCTACTAGGGTGCTACCACCCTCGAAACCTCCACTAACTCCTATTATCCCAGTCAAATCTTCAGTATAATCCAATTATTTGGACTCTTGACACCTCAACAGCCATGCTATGTGGTTGGGCTGAAGAATGCCAATACATTTCAACTTAACCAAGTGCTGCCACCTATCTTCGACTAACATCTAAACCCCATTATCCCCTAAACCTTGTTAAATCCTTATTAAACCCCTTTTAACCCCTCATTACCATAACTACAGCCAGCTCCTACTTCCCTATTCATACCAGCTTCACATTCAATTAGCGTATAActtacatacatatatatataaaccttaGTGTATAAGTACATTCCTATAAAATGAATATCTTATAAGAATAATTATTAGATAATATAAGTTACCTTAAACATTAAGAAATAGTACAtcttataattaaataataataaatagtaaaaatcaGAATACAAAACATTACAGAAGTTTATATCCAATGCCACTGATCGTGACAAATAATAACAGTCATGCCACCACAccataacaaataataaaataatataacaagatcatataaattaatttaaataacaataaaaacacTCCCATCATGCTGTCAacattaataaaatattcacaaaaacattaaaatatttgtaaccattccaacagaataaataaaataatcataacaCATAAATGGGATGTTACACACTACTCCAGGGATGTAGGCATATTGCCGAATCTCATAAAAATCCATGTGTTGCGGATGTCTTTATTGTTTGCATCATGGAGATATGAAGTGTGTTTGCTGCAGGAATGGTGCACACAGTGGAAATACCTTGCCACAGGGTTGAGTGTGCCTGTGGTTGGGAGGCCAGGTGTGTCTCACGAATGTGTGTTTGTGTCTGTGCAAATGCAGTTCAGTGGTAATTAAGAAGGCAGGAATTTATTAAGGGAaattgattcaccccccctcatGACAGCCATAGATCAACAAAGTCCTCCATTATTGGAGATTTGAGCTGGGTTTCAGGTCTTAACCTGTAGGTACCACCAGTTACAATTTCAATGATTGAAATCTATGTCAGTTGATGATCAATGGAGCTGCTAGGGCCTGTATTCAGTGGAATATTGAAGTAGAATCTTACTCTTGAAATCTCAATTCGATTGGTGTCTTCTAGAGAGAGTTCTCTCATCCGAAGAGATCCTGGTTTTCTGCCCTTGGTTTGCGCTGGATGTAGGAGACGATATCCCCTACCCCACgattcttttgttcttttaattcCCTCATTGCCCctcacttttcttcttcatctttgtcCTTTATTTTACTTCCAAGTCTACCCCTAAACTATAATTCTGAATACATGTTATGTCCTCTCTCCTTTACCTACCAAATTAAACATTGGAAAATCTGGTTTATTACGAGTTTGCCATTCCTTTCTAGTGCTTAGATTTTTGTGAATCGTGTGGGCCCGTAGCAAACCCAAATAGGGTTTTGTGACCTGGGTTCTGCATCAAGTCTTTTCCTTCATTagaatgtagtcctagataggtaggagacctacaaGGAGCCAGACATCGAGGACCTGTTGagctgctggttcgatgggaCAGAATTGGAGTTGTAGGTCAagtttagggttaggttagggtaatagacaggtatcttatatggtaaagctgggcaggtgtaggggagtctaatgaactaggttttacGAGCTTTGGATGGGtagaagtaggttagatggatcTGGGCAGCAACTacgattagggttttgaaagggggaagatgagggcatctAGGGTTATGATAACaggaaatcaggtggttgaatgggcttaatatttaggtCGAATGTGGGTAGGGTGGAAGGGAATATATGCTAaaagttacagctaaatcagatggttaaatctggagttatggagctTTCCTAGTAGCTATAGgagaggggtaaaagtgtaatttcagacaatagGTTGGGTGGATGGTACTGAAATTTGGATTGAGTCTcccttagggtttgaggaagattcgatcaaaattttagcaggttctaacggttagatttggctgggcagaattctcgcgaaaatcaccttgcatgtgaccttctagaatagaagaagaatagttgcaggttttagggttctaatggatctatggtattaatggtggatgaggaaggtagTAAGGATTGAGTATTAGCAATGGGGATCGATGGGGCTGGGTTTAGatgattaggagaagaagggtgtggGCTAAAACTGTAAACTACCTACTTGAATTgtaggtcttcaatggcagtagCTTGAAGAATAGAAGCaggtcctcccgatctacaagatacaaggagtcaattggaggtccaccaatcccttataATAGATCTTCCCGGTACTAccagacgcaaggagtcaactggagatccaccagtcccttcaccttgatataaCTCACAAGGCAGCACTCAACaaagcagagcagcagctatggcagcaaacaaaagctttttcattaaacaaattcgtgttcaatattTGGCCCCCTTACATCCTTAtataaaagattcaaaattagactcttacaataaaaaggaaaggcctaacccattCCTTAACCTACTAGCTAACTTAAACttactaggaaactgaaatagactcaaaatagagtcctaatccagcccaactaaacaattaaaagacaaactactaaaatcacttaaattgaaccactggttcaaaccagctttgaaccagttcaattaaaaacatgaaaataaaactaagtataggactaaaacatctaatcccatatgcaacctaattacccataaaagtggcctattacataaaaaacccatgggatcaaaggcccaatatgcatataacccaaccctagacttattcctaataaaataagcccatttcggtgatggaTCTGCATCAAATTAGCAAAGCATGTTCTAAAGACTTAACAAAGGTCTATTGGGTTACAAACATTGAATAGATGAAACTCTATGAAAGGAAACACCACCTTAAAGTGGCAAGTGAATCACAAGAGTTGACAATACCCTAAGCATTTGAGCTTCATAACATAGCTTCTCTTGTGTATACGACTCAATATCTTTCTCAAAACGAGCTATATCCAACACTAGTTGTGGAGAGGGTGTTTGTCCCTGCATGGCTTTCAAAGTGGACAGAGTATCTTCACACCTGCTCAACTCCTGAAATTCATTTCATACAGAAAAAAACatgagagcgagagagagagatcattaAGACATATGTATTAAACATGTCTCACCAACCTGAACTAGATGTTTAAAATCAGAAAATGCTTTTAGTAGCCCCAAGTTGAGCACCCTGGCAGTCATAAAGAAACACTCGCAGATAAATGAATATTTAGGTTTCCCACCACAGCTTGACATTGGTCTGGCATTAGAGAAGAGCAAAGGTCCACCAGCACTACTGCCAGAACTGGTGGCTTCTTGAGATTGTAATAGACGATTCTCATCGTCACTCTTTTTTTCAAAGGGATTATCTTTATTAATCCACTCTGTAATTTCTTCTGATGATGCATGGAAAGCTGTTAAACTCCTAAAAAAACCATAAAGGTGTATTGCTGATAATCAGTACTGAACTAAGGacaaaaatgaagaacaaaaataaaagggagagaAATAGCTAAAGGCCAATAAAGTTAAAGGAACTCACCATAAATCCAAACGTGTACCATGGAACACATATTTTGGATCAATTTTGTCCCTTTTGGTCAGATTTGCATCTAAGAAAGGCTCACAGAGTCGAAGCATGACTGTACTGAGATTAACAAACATTCCTGAACTTGCACAAGATAATGGATCAACCTGTGACCAACATGTGGGGCCAACAAAAGGTTAAGATGGAAAATAGAACAATGGCTTGATATTTTTCGTAGGACATCCCACTGACGCAGGAACCAAAACCATGTCCAACCATTGACAGATGCCATCTGAAAAACATTCACCTGCATTTGAGACCTTGATGAGTTCTTTTTGATCACCTCAGCAAGATATTCAAGAACACTCTCCCGTGTATCAGTTTTCTTAAGGAGAGTGAGAAGAACTTCTCCAAGGCCATCATATAAGTTATTCATGACAGTCTTAATAGTTGTGAAAGAAGATAATAAATCAGCAGGACGACGAGTTGAAGCTACTGAGAAACACTGCTGCCTGGTGTTCcaaaatacacaaaaaaaaataaggtaagCAATGACAACTGCATAAGGGAAGCTAACTGGAACCATATCCTTCCAATCCTAGGCTATCAGATCAAATAGAAGACATCGAAGCCTTTAAGGAAAATATGATGGGAGATAAAGCGTATAAAAagtggagttttttttttttgggtaataaaaAAAGTGGAGTTACAACACATAAAATGAGAGGAAAGATATCAACCATCTCCTTAGGCTCTAAATATATATTCCCAGAATCTCCCTGACGCTGCAACTTTCCAATGAGTATCTAGGACAGAATTCTGCTTGCTTATCCAACTGCAGCAAGATTATCCCTATCCTCCCTTacacaagagacagaaaaatggaagagaggcAATCAAAGGTTGCCAACTTCACAACAAACACGTAACATCACTGCATACTTTGGGTTTCTTTCATATCTTCAATCATACAAATATTCAAAAAGCACACAGAACGCTGCAAAGCAACTAAAGTACATAACATATGGAACAGGatacaaatttcaaaaatttctgtcatttcgtttcggtatttcgctCATTTCGGCATTTTGCACCCCaaaaatggccaagcaaaactcataaaaaaaaaataaaaaaaaaaacatgcaatgtttcgacgaaatttcggtctgGCCGAAATGGCCCTAAATAGCACCATAGCAGAAGACCATCCTCTGGATTGCAGATGATCCACAATTAGTACTTTATCAAGGGCCAGAATCCATGCGAATGTGTTAATTCTAGGGGCCGAATGGATTTCCATTAGAACTTCTTGATATTCATATTCAACTCTCTTGAGAGAAACTGGCAATACAATGCTCCTTTAAACAAACCTTATGATCTCCCTGTCCAAATTCCATTGTCATCCCTTTCCATATTTATCTAACAGCTGTATAAACTCTCCTATCATTTAGTCTACCACTCTAGCATGTCCCTTCTAAAATTAGGGGCCCAAATCACTGAACCTTCTTGCACTTCTAAGCATTAATTGGTATTCAAAGTTCACTTGATATTTAAATACTCAAATTAACTTTACTGCAGCACACACACAGAGTTAACATGTAAACATGATTGACTAAAGACTAAGGAGGAATGTTCAAAAAGATAATCAACCCATAATGTGAGAATGAAGATTCAACTGTTCATATCTTCATTATTCACCTAGTTTTGAAATTATCAAACTGGTTTTCTCTCACTGATCCTCGTAATATTCCTCGTTATGAATCTCCATGAAACAGCAGATGGGGGAGACACATACACATATGAGATGTGTTGTGTTTCCACTTCTAATTTCATTTCTGCCCTGCATAATCCAGTATTCAAAGGGTCCAACTATGATAATTCGACACCAATTGGAAAGTCGCACATCCTGCAAGCTTTTGTTTCTTAAAAACAAATCCTGGGCTGGAGGTAAGTATACATTCCTTTCCATTACTTATAAATTAAGGGGAAAGAAAATGTATTGAAATCCATtaaatttataaagaaaataaaagagattaaATAGTAGTGGCAGTAGAAGTTgagtaaaaagaagaaatcaaactCACCCAACATCAGGCTCACTCTTGAATATAGTATTATCAGGAAGAGCACTGACATGAAAGAAAGGACCTAAAATGCTGGTCATCTCAATGACACGACCGTTGACATAGGCCCCCTTGGGTACCCACCAGGGATGATTCACCAGAGCCTTGGCACCACTGGGAAAGCTAACAAACATCAGTAACGCCCTCAAGGGTTGCTGAAAGTTTCCAAGCGCAGACACTTTGAGAACAACACCCCTCAAATCCTCATACAAGCCCTTTAGGATTGGCTCCAAGCTATCATAATCAGCGTCCCGGAAAAACTCTTCTAGAAACCCGGGAGGGCAACTCAGTTCACCACCAGTACTACTTCCTCCAAACCCATCGACTGAGCTCGAAACTTCTGATAAAATCAGAGGCAGTAAAGGCGAAGTAGTCTTCTTATTGGCCAGGCTGATTTCTGTGTTGGGGAACATATCTGGATTACCCAAATGAATTCGGCAATAGGAAACGGCCAATTTCTTCGCCTGCCGAACAACGGATTCCAATTCGGATCGAAAAATCTTATTTTTCATGATTGTAATCTTCTTACCCTCCTCATGAGCACGACGATAGCACCCAACCAAATAACCGAAAGGCCGCTCCGAAGAGGGGAACTGAACGGAGAGGCGATCAATGAGAATCCGCTCCATCAAATCACTGGAAAGCAAAAGGGGTTTACCTTCACTCAGAATTTCAGCTGCAGTCATCTCCAAATACACTATTCTGGAATCATCCTCCATAGAATCTACAAGAGAGATTAAGAAAATCTTCCGAAGGATGACGTCTTCTACCTCTGCTGATCTCTGAGGCTTCTGAGTCGCCATTGCATGTAATACTAACCGATGATCAAAAATATGAACAacggaaaagagagaaaaataatttaTGAGTACAGAAAGTTATAGATTTTTAGATGCCGACATGACTGCGTCCAAAATCCATTTTGTCACATGATACTTAGGGTTTTACGAGAGAATGTACAGGAAGACGGGTGAGGAATACCAGATAAGAAGAAGacgaacaagaagaagaagccatttGAAGATAAAGAATTAAATCTGCCCAACAATaaaaagatacataaatacaGAGACCGAATGAGAGACGAAGACTAGACTCCATTGTTAAGACATAAGTTAGCAGAAGATCCAGCACTTCTAATCTGTAAATCCAGGCTACCAATCACATTGGTTGAACCTCCTATTTGGAAAACGGGGGAGGATTCCCTCCAACGCCGTGTGCAGTTTCGAGCGTTACGGACCACGGGCAAGGTGCTAAAactcaggtttcgaccagcctcGGTCGAAACCTAGAACTTTTTCAAGCTAACTCGAACCATGGTTTTGAagcccagaagttgtttttttgcccaAATTCTTATTGTGTTacctatttttaacattttaaactcaattcATGCATTAATTTGGAACATaactggaacataactccttcaatataaatgagatttaggcaatcttgaatttgttagaaaattttgttttgatagctttccaacaataccaagattgcttaaatctcatttatattgaaagaaattatgtactggtcaaactttATTTGTTGTACACGAATGCTCTCAagatcgctctaaatgaaaatatatttttagacatcaaaacaaatgaatattgtaccgcaattttgattttagcaatgttttactatattaagatttttgaaattttttgatttgagaaaaactagaaaattgaaaattgcacctattggcgaaaatccagtttttattcttgaattGGGAGgttaactttttttcttttggaatttgattttttaactatttttattggattcaaataagggtatttgcttatttatgaataatgtctttagtaaatcaaatagggggtattccccctagtttcgatgggcatatgtgtcgaaaccaaTCGAAACCCAGTCGAAtctagggattttataaaatccccctttaACTCGTCTCAAAAACCtacgaaaccgagttaactcggtggtttcgataggtttcgaccgagtttttcttccatgacCACGGGAAACACATAAATAAGGGCTATTTATGACATTTTAAATAGATGCTACAGTAATTTGAGTCGAAGGGGCAAAATTATGCTCTCAGGTTCCTGCCTGGTACAGTTCGTCCAGTAGCTCTAaaagagggggtggaccccacccggtcagtgtgttcgggtagggggtaaggtagtcatttccaccccctatgagagaaacCGAACGAACTGTACCAagcaggaacctgagaggataaagatccgtggAAGGGGGTGCACGCgggaaaattatctgctccatttccccaagtgtCTCTACTaggtatttttatctgctccatttcctacccactccatttccccaagtgtCTCTAATAGGTATtgttatctgctccattttctgcccgctccattttcccaagtttctctaatagaggggggtggaccccacccaggcagtgtgttcaggcaggggtagggtggtcatttttgcacccctctattagaggaacttggggaaatggagtagataaaggtccctctaatagaggggggtgcaccccacccgggcaggggtaGGGAAGTCATTTTTGCCCTCATATTtcaggaacttggggaaatggagctgCTCGGGAATGGAGCTGATAATGATCCAGTGCACGCATgcaattttggaaattttactagaaaatttttacttcaaaaatttttagatgtaaaatttaattaaatgttttttttttttttttttgggtgagaaaaagaagaattatAACTTAATATAAAGGAGTATAAACAATGTTCTTGGCTTGTGCATGACGCGCCAAGTTAGTAGCTATCGCTATACAAAAAGTGTCTCCCTGATCCTGAAATCAAACATCAAAATATGAGTCCAAAATATACAGCAGATCTTTAATATGTTTCTAAGGCCAGGTgaatttggttggagatggaagaacatcagtGATCTTAGGTAAGAACACCACACTTCTTGAATCTTCAACCCCAAAACTGATGCATGGTCCAGGCCGGCCCGAATACTATATAAAGCAGGTTCCCAATGTGAAGAAGCAGTCAGATAACCTGCAACAAAAAAGGTAAATCTTCCTCCTGTCAAAAAGATGTACAACCATCCCGCAGTACTCAACCTTGGTATATAgtatcctgcacagattaaGACATGAAAATCTAACTTTGGTAAGCCATAGGAATGAGGGGATGGCCAATATATGTCATAACAATAATTTGCATCAGAGGATGAAAAATTGGGAGGGGACAACTTTAAATCGGACAAATATCGCATGATTAAATTCATTACCCGAGTTGGGTTTGGTTTCCTATGCCAAACACAACATTGTTTCGAGCattccaaatgaaataacatgtgataataaaaacattaaaaaaccaaattaaagattttttatctaaattggtattgaaaaaggtatcgatGCAGAAGTCTTGCAGATTTGGAAAGACCAGAAATTATGTTCTCAGGCCCAGAGGTCCCGCCACCCAAAGATgctttaacccaatcacaagatatgAATAAGTGCCAGTATGATTCGGCACAATTTCCACAAAGAGCATAGGAAGAGTCGATCGAAAGCCATTTTGAAAGAGAAGCCTTGACTGGGAGTCCTGCATTCAGAACACGCCAGAAGAATGatttaaatttaggatgaagattgagtttccaaaagaatttccactATGCAGTGTTAAATAGATTACTATTCCTAGCATTAGAAATCAGCTTAGTGGCAACTAACTTAGTACTAAAAAGGCCCTTTTTGGACTTCGTATACCACCACAAATCATCAGAATGTGAAAGATTGATTAAGGATATTTGAGAAGTGATGCTTGAGGGCAAAACCTGGTTTAGAGATTCGGTATTCCAATTATCCTCCAACCTAAAATTATCAATTAATCGAGTACAGTTTTCAGAAGTTAGAGGAACTAAAGAGAGTGTACCTGAGACAGAGGGGAGACATCTATCAGTCCAAAAAAAGGTGATTTTGCCATTTCCTACTATCCTAATTACTGATTTTTCGAGATCTGGAATAATGGGAGCAATGCTATTCCATGCCCACGACCCCTTTTTCT encodes:
- the LOC122670381 gene encoding probable ubiquitin conjugation factor E4, with product MATQKPQRSAEVEDVILRKIFLISLVDSMEDDSRIVYLEMTAAEILSEGKPLLLSSDLMERILIDRLSVQFPSSERPFGYLVGCYRRAHEEGKKITIMKNKIFRSELESVVRQAKKLAVSYCRIHLGNPDMFPNTEISLANKKTTSPLLPLILSEVSSSVDGFGGSSTGGELSCPPGFLEEFFRDADYDSLEPILKGLYEDLRGVVLKVSALGNFQQPLRALLMFVSFPSGAKALVNHPWWVPKGAYVNGRVIEMTSILGPFFHVSALPDNTIFKSEPDVGQQCFSVASTRRPADLLSSFTTIKTVMNNLYDGLGEVLLTLLKKTDTRESVLEYLAEVIKKNSSRSQMQVDPLSCASSGMFVNLSTVMLRLCEPFLDANLTKRDKIDPKYVFHGTRLDLWSLTAFHASSEEITEWINKDNPFEKKSDDENRLLQSQEATSSGSSAGGPLLFSNARPMSSCGGKPKYSFICECFFMTARVLNLGLLKAFSDFKHLVQELSRCEDTLSTLKAMQGQTPSPQLVLDIARFEKDIESYTQEKLCYEAQMLRDEALLQRGLTFYRLMVVWLVSLLGGFKMPLPSSCPMEFACMPEHFIEDAMELLIFSSRIPRALDGVLLDDFMNFIIMFMASPNFIRNPYLRAKMVEVLNCWMPSRSGSSVTTSLFEGHTLSLEYLVRNLLKLYVDIEFTGSHTQFYDKFNIRHNIAELLEYLWQVPSHRNAWRQIAREEEKGVYLNFLNFLINDSIFLLDESLNKILKLKELEAEMSNTTEWERRPAQEREERTRLFHSQENIIRVDMKLANEDVGMLEFSSEQITAPFLLPEMVERVASMLNYFLLQLVGPQRRALSLKDPEKYEFRPKQLLKQIVHIYIHLARGDKEKVFPAAISRDGRSYNEQLFTAAADVLRRIGEDGRVITEFVELGEKAKIAASEAMDAETALGEIPDEFLDPIQYTLMKDPVILPSSRITVDRPVIQRHLLSDNTDPFNRSHLTQDMLISNVELKARIEEFIRSQEINKHG